The genome window CTACTCACTCGGCTACATGGCCCACGACGACCGGAAGCGGCGCTTCTTCGCCTATCTCAACCTCTTCGTCGCGGCGATGCTCACACTCGTCCTCGCGGCCAACTACCTCGTGCTCTTCCTCGGCTGGGAGGGCGTCGGCCTGGCGTCGTACCTCCTGATCGGCTTCTGGCAGCACAAGGTCTCGGCCGCCCGCGCCGCCAAGAAGGCCTTCGTCGTCAACCGCATCGGCGACCTCGGTCTCGCCGCCGCGGTCGCGTTGCTGCTGAAGTGGCAGGGCACGATCGACCTCCACGCCCTGAGCAGCAAGACCTTCAGCGAGCACGACGCGACCGTTCTTGGCCTCCTGCTCCTGCTCGGTGCGTGCGGCAAGTCGGCCCAGGTCCCGCTGCACACCTGGTTGCTTGACGCCATGGAGGGCCCCACCCCCGTCAGTGCGCTGATCCACGCCGCCACGATGGTGACGGCTGGCGTCTACCTCATCGTCCGCAGCCACGGGATCTTCGACTCCGCCCCAGGAGCGCAGACCGCCGTCTGCGTCGTTGCGATCGTCAGCGTTCTATGGGGAGCGATCATCGGAACGGCCAAGGACGACATCAAGAAGGCGCTCGCCGGCTCCACGATGAGCCAGATCGGCTACATGATGCTCGGCGCCGGCCTCGGCCCGGCCGGCTACGCCTTCGCGATCTTCCACCTGCTGATGCACGGTTTCTTCAAGGCCACGATGTTCCTCGGCGCGGGCTCGGTCATGCACGCGATGGACGACGACGTCGACATGCGGCACTACGGCGCGCTCCGAGCCGCCATGCCGGTCACCTTCGGCACCTTCGCGATGGGCTACCTCGCGATCATCGGATTCCCGGGCTTCTCGGGCTTCTGGAGCAAGGACAAGCTGATCGAGGCCGCCTTCCACGAGCGCCCGCTCTTCGGCGTCCTCGCCCTCCTCGGCGCCGGCCTCACCGGCTTCTACATGACCCGCATCATGCTGATGACCTTCGTCGGCAAGAAGCGCTGGCCGCGCAAGGTGCACCCGCACGAGGCGCCACCATCGATGACGATCCCGCTCTACGTCCTCGCCGCACTCTCGATCGGCGGTGGCACGCTGCTGGCCGGAGGCTGGATCACCGAGTGGCTCACCCCGGTGGTCGGCAAGGAGCCCGAGAATCACGGCGGCATGCCCGCCTGGCTCGTCTCGGTCCTCACCGTCGCGGTGGTCGCCTGTGGCGTGGCCCTCGCCTGGAGGTACGTCGGCCAGAAGCCCGTCCCGAAGACGGCTCCGCGTGCGTCGTGGCCCATCGTCGCCGCGCGCCACGAGCTCTACGGTGATGCGATCGCCGATGCGGTCGTGACCAAGCCCGTCGGCCTCCTGGCCCGCGGCAGTGTCGTCGCCGACCGGACTGTCGTCGGCGGGATCTTCACCGGCGCAAGCCTCGGAGTCGAGACTTTCGCCACCGTGCTCAGGTACGCCCAGAGCGGCTATGTCCGCTCCTACGCCGCCGGAGTCGTCGGCGGCAGCTTCCTCCTCGTGATC of Nocardioides sp. Kera G14 contains these proteins:
- the nuoL gene encoding NADH-quinone oxidoreductase subunit L — translated: MENLLWLIIALPALGAALLLIGGHLTDRWGPLLATLLPAGSFGLSVALLVEALGRGDDDRTFTQHLWTWIDTGHLRIGADLAADQLTILFLLLITGVGTLIHVYSLGYMAHDDRKRRFFAYLNLFVAAMLTLVLAANYLVLFLGWEGVGLASYLLIGFWQHKVSAARAAKKAFVVNRIGDLGLAAAVALLLKWQGTIDLHALSSKTFSEHDATVLGLLLLLGACGKSAQVPLHTWLLDAMEGPTPVSALIHAATMVTAGVYLIVRSHGIFDSAPGAQTAVCVVAIVSVLWGAIIGTAKDDIKKALAGSTMSQIGYMMLGAGLGPAGYAFAIFHLLMHGFFKATMFLGAGSVMHAMDDDVDMRHYGALRAAMPVTFGTFAMGYLAIIGFPGFSGFWSKDKLIEAAFHERPLFGVLALLGAGLTGFYMTRIMLMTFVGKKRWPRKVHPHEAPPSMTIPLYVLAALSIGGGTLLAGGWITEWLTPVVGKEPENHGGMPAWLVSVLTVAVVACGVALAWRYVGQKPVPKTAPRASWPIVAARHELYGDAIADAVVTKPVGLLARGSVVADRTVVGGIFTGASLGVETFATVLRYAQSGYVRSYAAGVVGGSFLLVIAMLAVNWS